The following are encoded together in the Lathyrus oleraceus cultivar Zhongwan6 chromosome 3, CAAS_Psat_ZW6_1.0, whole genome shotgun sequence genome:
- the LOC127127244 gene encoding 2,3-bisphosphoglycerate-independent phosphoglycerate mutase: MGSSDFSWKLPDHPKLPKGKTIAVVVLDGWGEANANEYNCIHIAETPTMDSLKKGAPEHWRLVRAHGKAVGLPTEDDMGNSEVGHNALGAGRIFAQGAKLVDLALESGKIFDGEGFNYIKESFETGTLHLIGLLSDGGVHSRLDQVQLLLKGASERGVKRVRLHILTDGRDVLDGSSVAFVETLENDLAKLREKGVDAQIASGGGRMNVTMDRYENDWSVVKRGWDAQVLGEAPYKFKSALEAVKTLRAEPKANDQYLPPFVIVDESGKSVGPIVDGDAVVTFNFRADRMTMLAKALEYENFDKFDRVRFPKIRYAGMLEYDGELKLPRKYLVSPPEIERTSGEYLVKNGVRTFACSETVKFGHVTFFWNGNRSGYFDEKLEEYVEIPSDSGITFNEKPIMKAVEIAEKAREAILSGKFDQIRVNLPNGDMVGHTGDIEATVVACKAADKAVKLILDAIEQVGGIYVVTADHGNAEDMVKRDKSGKPQLKDGQVQILTSHTLEPVPIAIGGPGLAPGVRFRNDVPTGGLANVAATVMNLHGFEAPSDYETTLIEVVDK; the protein is encoded by the exons atgggTAGCTCAGATTTCTCATGGAAATTACCGGATCATCCTAAGCTTCCAAAGGGAAAGACTATTGCTGTTGTTGTTTTGGATGGTTGGGGTGAGGCTAACGCAAATGAGTACAACTGTATCCACATCGCTGAAACACCCACCATGGATTCTCTTAAAAAG GGTGCACCTGAACATTGGAGATTGGTTAGGGCTCATGGTAAAGCTGTAGGACTTCCAACAGAGGATGACATGGGCAACAGTGAAGTGGGTCACAACGCACTCGGTGCTGGGCGTATATTTGCTCAAGG TGCAAAGCTTGTTGACCTTGCTCTTGAGTCTGGAAAGATTTTCGATGGAGAAGGTTTCAATTACATCAAGGAAAGTTTCGAAACTGGTACATTGCATCTTATTGGACTACTGAGTGATGGTGGAGTTCACTCCAGGCTTGATCAAGTTCAG TTGTTGCTTAAAGGGGCTAGTGAGCGAGGTGTTAAGAGAGTCCGTCTCCATATTCTTACGGATGGTCGCGATGTTTTGGATGGCTCAAGTGTAGCTTTTGTGGAAACCCTTGAAAATGATCTTGCAAAATTGCGTGAGAAAGGTGTTGATGCACAGATTGCATCAGGTGGAGGTCGCATGAATGTAACAATGGATCGTTATGAG AATGACTGGAGTGTTGTTAAACGTGGATGGGATGCTCAAGTTCTTGGTGAAGCACCTTATAAGTTCAAAAGTGCTCTTGAAGCTGTCAAGACACTGAGGGCAGAACCAAAGGCCAATGACCAGTATCTGCCTCCTTTTGTTATTGTTGACGAGAGTGGAAAATCTGTTGGTCCTATAGTTGATGGCGATGCCGTTGTTACATTTAACTTCCGGGCAGATCGTATGACTATGCTTGCTAAGGCTCTTGAATATGAAAACTTTGACAAATTTGATAGAGTACGTTTCCCTAAAATCCGTTATGCTGGTATGCTTGAATACGATGGTGAATTGAAGCTTCCACGCAAATACCTTGTTTCTCCCCCAGAGATCGAAAGGACTTCTGGAGAATATTTAGTTAAAAATGGTGTTCGCACTTTTGCTTGCAG TGAGACTGTTAAGTTTGGTCATGTCACATTTTTCTGGAACGGAAACCGATCTGGGTATTTTGATGAGAAACTGGAGGAATATGTTGAGATTCCCAGTGACTCTGGCATTACATTCAATGAAAAGCCAATAATGAAGGCCGTGGAGATTGCTGAGAAGGCAAGGGAAGCAATTCTTAGCGGGAAATTTGATCAG ATTCGTGTCAACCTTCCAAACGGTGACATGGTGGGACATACAGGAGACATTGAAGCAACTGTTGTGGCATGTAAGGCAGCCGACAAAGCTGTGAAG TTGATTCTTGACGCAATTGAGCAAGTGGGTGGAATATATGTTGTCACTGCTGACCATGGGAATGCAGAAGATATGGTCAAGAGGGACAAATCAGGAAAACCTCAGCTAAAGGATGGACAAGTCCAGATTCTTACTTCTCATACTCTTGAGCCA GTACCAATTGCCATTGGAGGTCCTGGATTGGCTCCTGGTGTCAGGTTCCGCAACGATGTTCCCACCGGTGGGTTGGCCAACGTAGCTGCAACCGTGATGAATCTTCATGGATTTGAGGCTCCAAGTGACTATGAGACAACCCTCATAGAAGTAGTTGATAAATGA
- the LOC127130965 gene encoding uncharacterized protein LOC127130965, whose product MHNTSGDLLHHRPLPDGHLKVSVDVVLDKDALLPIPDIVSETTLLRDAIGSFVAWPLDLIYIDDETPTKPASADKGILRHNESVASQKEVFAQGSQQLSQKIGSRQKNKRDLPVTSLPKKGAFVPRYQISLETLVDSSDMATAGVIRLLDMEEDIFGYSCTETIGKEDLEHIFRHQELGVGVIHTYIRFLYDNFMRGNDQLSNRFRFVSSSLVNKALICREPDSCREYLVKRFMASSTNNLYLWPYNSGCHWLLLAIDPLKEVVYFLNSIDGEWTNYPDMKQLVDTSIKVFRSQRQARVPRTKSSNITWIKVQCPLQRNGIDCGYFVMRFMREIINMNQIEIPITI is encoded by the exons ATGCACAACACTTCGGGAGATTTACTTCACCATAGACCGCTCCCGGATGGACACCTTAAAGTATCGGTTGATGTTGTATTAGATAAGGATGCGTTGCTACCGATACCTGACATTGTTTCAGAGACAACATTGCTGCGAGATGCAATAGGATCATTTGTTGCATGGCCCTTGGATCTCATTTACATTGATGATGAG ACGCCTACAAAACCCGCATCCGCTGATAAAGGGATTTTGCGGCACAACGAgtctgttgcatcacaaaaagaG GTATTTGCTCAAGGGTCACAACAACTGAGCCAGAAAATTGGTAGTCGACAGAAAAACAAAAGGGATCTTCCAGTGACTTCTTTGCCAAAAAAAGGTGCTTTTGTGCCTCGATACCAGATATCTCTTGAAACACTTGTTGACTCATCAGATATGGCAACAGCTGGTGTTATTCGCTTACTGGATATGGAGGAAGATATCTTTGGTTATTCATGCACTGAAACAATCGGAAAAGAAGATCTGGAACATATTTTTCGGCATCAAGAATTAGGCGTCGGTGTTATACACACATACATCCG GTTCTTGTATGACAATTTCATGCGCGGGAATGATCAATTGTCAAACAGATTCCGTTTCGTGTCTTCCTCCCTGGTCAACAAAGCATTAATTTGTAGGGAACCGGATTCATGTAGAGAGTACTTAGTCAAGAGATTCATGGCCAGCAGTACAAACAACTTGTATCTTTGGCCGTATAATTCAGG GTGTCACTGGTTGTTGCTTGCTATTGATCCTTTAAAAGAAGTGGTATATTTTCTGAATTCGATAGATGGTGAATGGACAAATTATCCGGATATGAAGCAATTAGTTGATAC atCAATAAAAGTGTTCCGATCTCAAAGACAAGCTCGAGTACCACGTACTAAATCCAGCAACATTACGTGGATAAAAGTGCAG TGTCCTCTACAGCGCAACGGTATCGATTGCGGATACTTTGTAATGAGGTTTATGAGGGAAATCATTAATATGAATCAAATAGAGATTCCAATCACG ATTTGA